In Globicephala melas chromosome 20, mGloMel1.2, whole genome shotgun sequence, the genomic window CAGCTTTGTATGCTGGGGCCCACGCCCACTCCCTTCAAATCACAGGTCCTTGAAAACTTTCACTTCTGATAGGGATCGGCTTTGTAAAAATTACACATGTAATCCAGtagggtgtttgtttgtttgtttacacagGGGGGAAGTATCTCTGCAGCTTCTTCAACTGCACTGCAGCTACCCCGAAAAAGCCTACACGAGGAAAGCACAGCTGTTCCTAAAGCCATAGTTAGCCACTTCTTGCACCAAAGGAAGGTTCTTCCCTAAAGCTTTTCAGCTTtgtccttgttttttttgtttcttatatttccttttattgctgaagcTTTTCCTGAACTGTGAGAAAGCCTGCTCAGTCGTTTCAGAACAGTAACATACTGGGGGAAAATCAAGTGTGAAACCCAACTTGCATCTTAGAGTGACATCTTTCCTCTAGGAGCTAAATCACATGCAAGAAACACACACTGTAGCAGAGAATGGGCTGTTCATCCCACCCAACGActgcagaggaagagagagcagcCAAACTAGCTGGAGAAGCTGCTGGACATTTACTTGCCACTGAGCAGGTCAGTCAGCGAGGATTCAGGCAGTGCCCTGCTGATACCCAGCACCTCTGGGATGTCCTGGGAGCTCGCAAGTTCCAGGGTCCACTCATCCTGGACAGTGAGGCAGGACGCACAGCCAGCCAGCTCCGGAGGACGCAGTGATACGCAGGATGAACCACCCTCCTTGAACAACATTGGTGTCTGCcaggaaatggggagatgatTGTCTCTGAGTGTGTCCTGGTCCGGAGACAGGTTCCTAACATACTACGATCCAGTTTTGTTTCCTCTCTGGAGCCTAGTGAAGGAAGTGATCCAGACACAGACAGGCCTTCTATTTGATCTAAATCCACCCTTCTTCTAGGAGACCTAGAAGTTCCTCTCCAGACCCCAAGCCAAAAAATGCTTTCTGGGGAAGGGCATGGTGAACTGGGCACTCACGGGAGGGCCAGGGACCACGAGTCGGTACACTTGCCCTGGGTGCAAGAACTCAAACCAGCGGACTGAGGAGCTGAGGAAGATGAGGAGAACCTGAGGGGGAGAGCAGGGTCCCTCAGACAGGAGCTGGGGCACAGGACgtcaggtcccaggtcccaggccccAGTTTACCTTCTGATCCGAGTTTTCACCTTCCCTGGGCTCGGGTGGGCCCCATCCagttccctccttcctctgggtgCCCCCAAGCCAGCTCCCTAACACGAGGAAGCTGAGGGTGGGCTTGGGCACCTCCGAACTGGCTCCTGGGGGGACACAGAAGTTCCTCTTCATCAGTGCCTCCTTGTGGGACAGCAAGAACAGCCGGCTCTGGCCTATGTGGGGACCCTCTGGCAGGGAGGGCTCTGTCTGAGGAGGCCTTGAGGAGGTGGCCGAGTGAAGGACGGGTCTGGGCACAGACAGGATCAGGGCATCAGCCAGGAAAATCTGGACATAGACTCTGTCGGGAGAGACAAGGAATAGGTTTCTTAGCGATGCAGGCACTGGATGTTGTGGGCCCCAGAGTTCTACCACCTGCACCgggcccttccccttcccctcaggGTCTCAGAGGACAGCCACCACCCTAAGGATCAACCTGGCCTGCTTCTTCTGCATGAAGCCTGTCATGCTCAGCTCCTTCCAGGAAGGGAAGTTGCTTCTGACATTCCTTTCTACGACCAACTGGAACCTCTCCGCCCGCACCAGGCAGCCTGGAGGAAGAAAGTTTTCTATTTTGGCAAGAGGGGAGGATTGTGGGATGGGCAGTAGAGCCGACCGCCCTGCAGGTCTCACTGCCTGACTCAGGCCAGAGATGCTCCCCTAACACAACGTGAAGGCCTAGGCCGGAGCCCCATCTTGGAGGAGTCATACCTCCAAGGGAGAAACCATTCCATCTGCATGGCCAATCCCACCCCTGGCCACCTAGGCTGAGAGGCCTTGATTCTACTTTCTCATAAATCCCTAAAACGCCTGCTCCGAGATCTGAAAAGCTTTCCTCTCCAGGGTTTCCCTGCCTACAAACCTCAATAAGCCCAAATAAGCCCCATTACTCTTCCACACTAAGAAGGTAAGAAATGGAAGTTGTCATCCTGGTGTGCCTAGGGAGGGAGAAGTGAATGTTGGGAATTGTAGTTCTGGCCAGGAACCCCTTGCTCCTTTACACCACCTGCCAATACCAGCCTCCTACACCTCCCGCCAGACTGGTTGATCAACAGAAGCCACTCCAGCATCTCTAGTAAATCCCAGCAGTGCTTTCTGCCAAGCCCCCAGTTCGGAGAACCTCTACCCCACCACCATCTCTCTCCACCTCTGAACTCCAAACCTATGAGCCCGGGGTCAGCGAGGGGCTGCGAGGGCTTGGCCAGGAGTAGGCAGGGGAGGGAACCGCTTTGGTCCTGAAGTCGCAGACAACCTTTACGAGACGAAGGCACCAGAATCCCAAGCAGAACCTACAAGGAGACGAAGGCCGAGGCATCAAGTCTTATTAAACAGATATACTGAGCatctaccacgtgccaggcactgtgttaactGTTAGAGCTACAAAGTGAACCACAAAAACATGGTCTGTGACCTCAAAGAATTTATATTGAAGTGAGGTAGACAGATGTGGAAAAAATGCACCTGCATTCACACATTTAGTAGCCAGAGAGAAAGTATACAAACCGAGGTTAGAGCTAGGAGACCATGGAGGAACTCCCAAGACATAATAAGGAGTTTGGGTTTGATTTTATACACACTGGTAGAAACAAGAGAAGCAGTTAAATTAAGAGAGTTTTATAATCGATGTTCAATTGTACCCCATCCCTTTCTAGTTGCTACAAGAGAACGGATTAGAGGGGGCCAAGAAGAGGTGGAGTATTCTAGTTAGAAGGCTAgtgtaatcaaaatgacaagaaaGGACTACGGTAGTGGTAGTGAAAATGGCAAAAAGAGGAAGTCCCCTGAGCCCCGCTGGAAACACACTTACTGGGGCCGGGTGGAAGGCAGAGGGCAGCAGACAGAGCCAGGACCAGGCCAGGCGCTGATTGAGTTGGCAACTGGGCAGGTGAGAAGCCTCTGGGAGGGGCAGAAGGGTCTTAGGGTCAAAGGAGGCCCAGGCCCTgcacttcccttcctctttcaggGCGGCCAGTGTAGGGAAAGAGCAGGGGGTCTGCAGTCGAGCGTACTGTCAGAGAGAAGAGACATCAGATTATGTGTCCCCTGTGCCCGGGGTGTCCCCCAGGGCGTTAGCTCTGCCAACTCCATTCCCCCACATCCTCAGACCTTCTGCAGCGGACAGTGATGCGGCTCTTCAAGGATCTCGTTGTGTGTATTCCGACCGGGGCAGCCAGGTGGAACGAGAACCTCCAAGGTAGGGGCCAGGATTTGTAGTCCCAGGCTGGGGTTCCCAGGCGAGGAATGCTGCAGGAACTGGTGGTGTCTCAGCACATGGGGACACAGCCTTGGCCACGGAAAGAAGTGGAGTCACTTCCCCCAAAGACCCTGTCTCTCCCAGAATCTGGCTTCGCTGACAGAGGAAGTGTCCCACTCCCACCGACTCCCCAGCCCAGACCGTCGTCCTCCTCACTTGCAGGCCAGCTCCTCCAGGGCCTTGGAGGCCCACAGGTAGAGGGGAAGTCCTAACTGATGTTCCCACACCAGCTGCTCATACAGGGAGGCCCCGGGGGCTCGGTGGGAAGACTGAGTCTCAGGCATCAGACGAGAGAAGCCCTGAAGTAGAACGGCGCCACGGAGGCAGGGGGCTAACATGGGCCTTCTCGTCCCCCCACCCATTGACTGCAGGAGGTGAACATCCTGGAGctggggaggcagaagggaaaAAGCAACTCAGTGATCGCAGGCAGAGTTAAATGCAGCTTTCCACTGCCTGGGTCCCAGGAGAAATACAATTTCTCCTTTACAGGTTGCTTCCCTCCAGCCCCTTATGCCTCGCCTTCCATCACAAGCCGCTCCCCTGCGGTAAGGCTTCATCTCCCAGAAGCCTCACTCAGCCTTTCTGTGGGCCCGGGGGCTCCTGGCCAGCGGGGCCCTGGCTGCTCACCTGCACTTCAGCTCCAGTTGGAAGGCCCTTCTGGAAAGGAGAGGCTCTGGACCTAACTGCTCCTCCCAGAGCCCCACTCTCTACTCCCTTCTGACCTGAGCTCTCATCCAAATCATTCTTAACAAAAGCACCCCCGCGCcccaacacacatttattatttttataatcttgctGTAGAGGCGTCGACCTGCTGCAAAGAAGGACCAGCCCGTAAAGGTAAGACAAGCTACTGAAAGGGTCTCCTTCTGTCACCAGCCCTGGCCCCTCACATACCTCCAGACGGACTCCTGGTCGCACTACCCGCCTGAGGCCATGGAACTGCTGGTAGGCAAGGCAGAGCCCCAGCTGCCCGTCCAGCTCGTAGAGGCCCGCAGGCTGATTCAGCGTGCCAGTGACCGTTCCCTGCAAAGAAGCCAAAGGGCCAGGTGATCCCCGTTCCCATCCTCTTTGGAGACCGCCACGTTTCCTGCCCTTCGGGCTCAAGGATCTCTCCCTTATGCTCACCGTGTATGATAAGAGCCTGGAGTCCCGGACGAGACCGTCTGGACCTGGACCCTTCTTGTCTTGCGGATTGCTGAGTATGGGGAGTGGCTGGGGGTTGGTCTCCAAGGGGGCTCCTTCCAGCTCCAGTTCCAGCTCTCGCACACATTCTGGTTTCAGTGGCAAAAGCCGGGAGGAGGGACTGGTCATCCAAATCCGGTAACGGTGACCAGGGAGCTTGGACGCTCGCAGCTCCGTCAGCACATAGGCCTTATGAGGCCAAAGGGCTCGGTGCCACACCAGCTGCGCAGGGATCTGGCTTGTGCGGAAGCAGGCAACACGGTACGTGAGAGGCTTCCCATGATGCTGCCCCTCTGCCAGGGTCCCTTCCCATCACAATGTGACCCTCAAAGACCTACTCCTCGAGagcctttccttgcctcttcatcTTCCCTGCTCCCCAATTAAATCTTAAGCCACAGAACTCTCAGGATCTCTCCCCTCtcatggaaatggaaaatatttcctaATCCCTCCCCCAAGGCACAAACCAGCCCTACAactttctccaaaatatataaatattccttTCAGAAAATTCTGCCCTTTCCCCATCCCACTCCAACATACAAACCAGCCATACAAACAACGTTCACTTATTTAATCAGTATGCACACGGTACGTAAGTATCCAGTATTGGGATAGATGTTAAGGGAAATATCATAGACTTCTCTCATCTCCAACATATTTCAAACCACGGGGAAACACAGACACAAACCCAAGTAATAACATAGAGCCATGTATGATCAAGTGGCAAAAACAATACACATCTGGTAAggtttcagagaaagaaagaggtcgGGATGGGTTGGAATGATCAGGAAggccaagtgaaagaagctgaaCTTGCCAAGGTCCTGAAGGCCATGTCTGCTTTGCTGAcgtagagaggagagaggagcgGGACTCAAGCACAGGCAACAACACAGAAATGTTCAGAACCCAGAATGAGCAAGGCCATGAAAACCCTGCCGGGACGGAGGAGCAATGGCCTTGGCAGTTGCCAGAGACAGGATGGAAGGGCCGAGATgaagaaaaaacccagaaataacaTGCTGAAGACTTTCAGTCTTTCGGAAAGGGAGAGACATCcaagtaggaaaataaaaatgaacggCAGAGGGTCTCCTATGGAATGGAGCAAGGTGGCTGTTGAAGAAatttaagcaaaaggaaaaaagttacaTAGATGAGACCGTTAATAAGTATAACAATCTTCTAGGGCATGTCCCTCCCAGAGCACGGCTGCCATTCTCAGGGGCTTCAAAACACACTGATGACTCTGGATACTTGAACTTCACAGTCCCCTATGCTCGGCTTCACAGACCCCCATTTCTCTCTAAAACCAGCTGAGTACCACCAGTCAGACCTTGGACGTCACAACTCATCGTAAGGTATTGCCAAGATTTTACTTAAGCTTACTGCTTATGCAAAACAAGTAGCTAATGATGGTCTGACTGAACACacgaatgaatgactgaatactATTGCTTCTGCTCTCCCCTGCTCCCCCTGGGCTCACTAGACTTCCTCTAACCTCTTACTAGGACCTCCCAATATTGCAGCCACTTCTCCTTTATTCAGACGTTGAGgtccttcccttcctctgtccGAATGCCAGGACCTGAATACCTATCCCCTGAATCCTGCCCTTTTTACCCACACTTCACCCTTGAGTTTACAGCATCACAGCCCTCTTTCCTCAACTCTTCTTCTAAGACAAAAACCCTGCTGAGGAAGACAGGCCCACACCACCCCAGGGCAAAACACGGACGCTAACCCTCTCCAGCTGCGCCTCCGTCACTGCTTAGCGATCTCTTATCCTCACCTGCCTGGCACAGCAGTTTACCCTGAACCTTTACTCCTCTCTTCAGAGTTCAGTCTTTCTAGACACGACCTCACTCCTCTATCATGGAGGTGATTCACTGGGATCATCTAGAGTGACGGTATTTCGCCAATGTGTCTCTTCAGCAGCCTGTAAACAAACCAAGATCACTCCTCCCCTGAGCACCCAGACTTATTCCAAAGCCCACCTCTGCACCCTCACAGTGCCTTGTGCATGTGCATGACTCTACCCCAGCACTTATGACCCTGAGCAGTAATCATTGACTCACTTACCTGGCTGAGAGCTTCCAGAGGACAAGAGCCGTCAACTTACTCAATTTTGTGCCTCTGAAATGACCAAAGCCCCTAGCATACAGCATATACTCAATAAAGGGCCAATCTTGGTACAGGTGATACTCCAGTCCCAGACAGCCCTCCCTCTCTTCTAGGGATTCAAATCCTAGCCACCTTCAAGAACCAGATCGAGTCTAAACTCTCCCTCCTTAGGCTTCTCTCCACATAATAAACTCTAGCTAACCTGCTATAGCAGTTACAACTATACCACACAACTTGGAACTTACACACTGTTCTGTATTATGCTCTGCTTGTTTTACAAATCAATATGATATAGAATCTACAATAAGATTATAAACTACCCAAAGGGCTTGGCCTACTTTAGTTGCCCTGCAGAAATTCAAGTGCATTTCAGAGCTTTCCCCCTCGAATGAGCCAATCCTACCATGCCCAGAATTTTTGAATGCTCTAGGAGACTTAAAACATTCTAATGTAAACAATATACATAAGCTCCTCTTTAACCCAAGAGGAAAAAACAAGATTAGAAATTTGGGTGGTTTGTAAGcgttttcagtttctttatacTCTAATTACTGTTACTCCAGCTCACGACACACACAGATACAGGTAAGAATTCTTATAGTGCTAGTAAATTTCATAGTTTCCTTTTTCGATATGCATGTTAAAGAGCCCGTTCATCCTTTAATTGTTTTGAATGCTTCTGAAACGTTATTCAGATAATTGTATAAATCATATAACAataatcagtataaaaatgaatgactttaaaatcataccagggacttccctggtggcacagtggataagactccccACTCCCAATGTAgggagcccaggtttgatccctggtcagggaactagatccgacatgcatgccgcaactaagagtttgcatgccacaactaaggagcccatgtgctacaactaaggagctggcaagctgcaactaaagagcccaccctgctgcaactaagacccggcacaaccaaataaataaatattttaaaaataataattaaaaaaataatggggcttccctggtggcgcagtggttgagagtccgcctgccgatgcaggggacacgggttcgtgccccggtccaggaagataccacatgccgcggagcggctgggcccgtgagccatggcaacgggagaggccacagcagtgagaggcccgtgcaccgcaaaaaaataaaataaaataaaataaaataaaatcgtaCCAGTTGATGTAAAAAGACTCAACAATAAGTACCAAGTTTTACTAAAAGTACATGTATTTCATGTTTTAATGGTGTTAAGATAACTACTCTCCTTGCTCATTCTTCTAATGCAGGGGAAAAACAAGTGATTCTGGCAGGTTTTCAAAATGGGACACATGATACAAAAGTTGTCTCCTTGAATGAGCTGCACAGCAGGGAAGTCTACTCCCCACCTCCTGTATGTAGGGAAGGCGTCACTCACACTGTTCCCTCAACAGCACTGTTCCAGAAATAACTCTCCCCAGCTGTCCTCCTTTCCCACCTGGTTCCTCCTATGATGTTATCTTTCCTATTAGGAGCTCGTACCCCCCTCCCACACCTCCACACCCCTGAATtgaccctaatcctcacctgcaCGATGACAGACACATGGCTGCCAACTGGGGATGATCCACCAAGAGAGAGGATGAAGTAGGCTTTCCTTCGACTTGTCACCAGAGCGCTCAATCGAACCAGCTCCCCAGCAAGGTTTGGCTGCACAGTTCTGTGCTTGCTTCTAAAAAAAAGTAGAGACAgaagtcatttttatttctctctttttttctcccctacaaATGCCTTCCTTTCCACTATTACCTAGTAGTGATGTAAAATTTCCATAGCCCAAAGCCATTGTTCTAAAAACCTCCTTCAAACTCTACCTGCCCTTAGATAAGGCACACTTCCCTGGAAGAATCTGGCTCTTAACTTTCTGAGAGGCCCCACTGTTCCCCTGATTGGGAACATTCCATCTACATTACTCTCAatgcctttctttccctccttccactGACCCACCATCATCGTCCCAGTTTTACAGTGCTGCCTCCTCCCCTACACGGAAGAATTACCTGTGCCTGAGCAGGTGGGAAGCCATCTCTGGGTAGAGAAcagggatgggggtgagggggcCAGGACTGAT contains:
- the CTC1 gene encoding CST complex subunit CTC1 isoform X3, giving the protein MCLSSCSQIPAQLVWHRALWPHKAYVLTELRASKLPGHRYRIWMTSPSSRLLPLKPECVRELELELEGAPLETNPQPLPILSNPQDKKGPGPDGLVRDSRLLSYTGTVTGTLNQPAGLYELDGQLGLCLAYQQFHGLRRVVRPGVRLELQDVHLLQSMGGGTRRPMLAPCLRGAVLLQGFSRLMPETQSSHRAPGASLYEQLVWEHQLGLPLYLWASKALEELACKLCPHVLRHHQFLQHSSPGNPSLGLQILAPTLEVLVPPGCPGRNTHNEILEEPHHCPLQKYARLQTPCSFPTLAALKEEGKCRAWASFDPKTLLPLPEASHLPSCQLNQRLAWSWLCLLPSAFHPAPVLLGILVPSSRKGCLRLQDQSGSLPCLLLAKPSQPLADPGLIGCLVRAERFQLVVERNVRSNFPSWKELSMTGFMQKKQARVYVQIFLADALILSVPRPVLHSATSSRPPQTEPSLPEGPHIGQSRLFLLSHKEALMKRNFCVPPGASSEVPKPTLSFLVLGSWLGGTQRKEGTGWGPPEPREGENSDQKVLLIFLSSSVRWFEFLHPGQVYRLVVPGPPTPMLFKEGGSSCVSLRPPELAGCASCLTVQDEWTLELASSQDIPEVLGISRALPESSLTDLLSGNFTDSLVSFSAEILSHLWIKPGSSGATRRCVKLTVALETADCEFPPHLDIYIEDPHLPPPRGLLPGARVYFNQLEKKVSRSHNVYCCFRSSTYVQVLSFPPDTTISAPLPHIYLAELLQGEKAPFRATASCHVVSVFSLQLLWVCAHCTSICPQGRCTRQSPACPTQTSISQASIRLLVEDGTAEAVVTCRNHQVAAALGLCPSEWTSLLELVRGPGTVALQFTGPGAQPESSAKTDEPLTLFLWTLCTSFSVLRPIVLSFELEKKPSKIIPLEPPRLQRFQYGESLFPTRVNPRIRLSCLSIQEPEHPSALGALVSSC
- the CTC1 gene encoding CST complex subunit CTC1 isoform X2, with product MAPFVSVKDLRTHQRLPCCSHLSWSSTAYQDWTKEAGPRGVPLPRERLLLLGTLTDLSGDLEQECRNGSLYIRDNTGTLGCELIDLDLSWLGHLFLFPNWSYLPPAMKSSGEGHLELWGAPVPVFPLTISPGPLTPIPVLYPEMASHLLRHRSKHRTVQPNLAGELVRLSALVTSRRKAYFILSLGGSSPVGSHVSVIVQIPAQLVWHRALWPHKAYVLTELRASKLPGHRYRIWMTSPSSRLLPLKPECVRELELELEGAPLETNPQPLPILSNPQDKKGPGPDGLVRDSRLLSYTGTVTGTLNQPAGLYELDGQLGLCLAYQQFHGLRRVVRPGVRLELQDVHLLQSMGGGTRRPMLAPCLRGAVLLQGFSRLMPETQSSHRAPGASLYEQLVWEHQLGLPLYLWASKALEELACKLCPHVLRHHQFLQHSSPGNPSLGLQILAPTLEVLVPPGCPGRNTHNEILEEPHHCPLQKYARLQTPCSFPTLAALKEEGKCRAWASFDPKTLLPLPEASHLPSCQLNQRLAWSWLCLLPSAFHPAPVLLGILVPSSRKGCLRLQDQSGSLPCLLLAKPSQPLADPGLIGCLVRAERFQLVVERNVRSNFPSWKELSMTGFMQKKQARVYVQIFLADALILSVPRPVLHSATSSRPPQTEPSLPEGPHIGQSRLFLLSHKEALMKRNFCVPPGASSEVPKPTLSFLVLGSWLGGTQRKEGTGWGPPEPREGENSDQKVLLIFLSSSVRWFEFLHPGQVYRLVVPGPPTPMLFKEGGSSCVSLRPPELAGCASCLTVQDEWTLELASSQDIPEVLGISRALPESSLTDLLSGNFTDSLVSFSAEILSHLWIKPGSSGATRRCVKLTVALETADCEFPPHLDIYIEDPHLPPPRGLLPGARVYFNQLEKKVSRSHNVYCCFRSSTYVQVLSFPPDTTISAPLPHIYLAELLQGEKAPFRATASCHVVSVFSLQLLWVCAHCTSICPQGRCTRQSPACPTQTSISQASIRLLVEDGTAEAVVTCRNHQVAAALGLCPSEWTSLLELVRGPGTVALQFTGPGAQPESSAKTDEPLTLFLWTLCTSFSVLRPIVLSFELEKKPSKIIPLEPPRLQRFQYGESLFPTRVNPRIRLSCLSIQEPEHPSALGALVSSC
- the CTC1 gene encoding CST complex subunit CTC1 isoform X1 — translated: MAACRAEAHGSEQAWLEAAQAFIEETLCPPGKEPDVQLTQLVIDCVKTVWLPQGRNQGLTLPLSYSFVSVKDLRTHQRLPCCSHLSWSSTAYQDWTKEAGPRGVPLPRERLLLLGTLTDLSGDLEQECRNGSLYIRDNTGTLGCELIDLDLSWLGHLFLFPNWSYLPPAMKSSGEGHLELWGAPVPVFPLTISPGPLTPIPVLYPEMASHLLRHRSKHRTVQPNLAGELVRLSALVTSRRKAYFILSLGGSSPVGSHVSVIVQIPAQLVWHRALWPHKAYVLTELRASKLPGHRYRIWMTSPSSRLLPLKPECVRELELELEGAPLETNPQPLPILSNPQDKKGPGPDGLVRDSRLLSYTGTVTGTLNQPAGLYELDGQLGLCLAYQQFHGLRRVVRPGVRLELQDVHLLQSMGGGTRRPMLAPCLRGAVLLQGFSRLMPETQSSHRAPGASLYEQLVWEHQLGLPLYLWASKALEELACKLCPHVLRHHQFLQHSSPGNPSLGLQILAPTLEVLVPPGCPGRNTHNEILEEPHHCPLQKYARLQTPCSFPTLAALKEEGKCRAWASFDPKTLLPLPEASHLPSCQLNQRLAWSWLCLLPSAFHPAPVLLGILVPSSRKGCLRLQDQSGSLPCLLLAKPSQPLADPGLIGCLVRAERFQLVVERNVRSNFPSWKELSMTGFMQKKQARVYVQIFLADALILSVPRPVLHSATSSRPPQTEPSLPEGPHIGQSRLFLLSHKEALMKRNFCVPPGASSEVPKPTLSFLVLGSWLGGTQRKEGTGWGPPEPREGENSDQKVLLIFLSSSVRWFEFLHPGQVYRLVVPGPPTPMLFKEGGSSCVSLRPPELAGCASCLTVQDEWTLELASSQDIPEVLGISRALPESSLTDLLSGNFTDSLVSFSAEILSHLWIKPGSSGATRRCVKLTVALETADCEFPPHLDIYIEDPHLPPPRGLLPGARVYFNQLEKKVSRSHNVYCCFRSSTYVQVLSFPPDTTISAPLPHIYLAELLQGEKAPFRATASCHVVSVFSLQLLWVCAHCTSICPQGRCTRQSPACPTQTSISQASIRLLVEDGTAEAVVTCRNHQVAAALGLCPSEWTSLLELVRGPGTVALQFTGPGAQPESSAKTDEPLTLFLWTLCTSFSVLRPIVLSFELEKKPSKIIPLEPPRLQRFQYGESLFPTRVNPRIRLSCLSIQEPEHPSALGALVSSC